The Sporosarcina ureae genomic sequence TTGATCGATCGTGATGTGTATCACCAACTAAAGCTTTCTGGAGTCCTTAATAATCAATCTTCACTTAAACCGATGTTCGGAACGGTGTTGTTTATTTTGTTTGTGTCAGGTTTGATTGCTATACACTTCGGCAAGTCCAAAAGAGATGAGGCATTTAAAAAGAAAGCTCTGGTTATTTTCTGTATTATTTTATTACTGGCGGTCGTATTAATGAAAATCGTCAGCTACATCGATTATGAGTTTGATGTCCTCATTGCATTTTTATTTCCAACGGCTCTCGTACCGATGTTGATCAAGTTATTGATTAATGAGCGTTCAGCAGTACTTGCGACAATTATTACTTCTGCGACAGCTGGTATCATGCTGCAGGAAGGCTTGGCCGCAATCATGCAAATGGAAGTAGCGCTGTATATTTTATTCGGTGGAATTGTGAGTATCTATTTACTGAGTGAACATGGCAGACGTTCAACGATTCTGCAGACGAGTGTTGGTGTTGCGGGATCAAATAGTATGTTCATCATATTTTATTTGTTAATGACGCAGACTAGTTATACAACGCCAGAGCTGATTTTCTATGCCGTGGCAGCTATCACATCTGGCTTGTTATCTGGAGCTTTGACAATGGGATTATTGCCGTTTTTCGAGTCGAGTTTCCACTTGCTTTCTAATATGCGTTTAGTGGAGCTTTCGAATCCTAATCATCCGCTACTAAAGAAAATTTTAGTGGAGACGCCGGGCACATATCATCACAGCATTATGGTTGCGAATATAGCCGATGCGGCGTGTGAAGCAATTGGAGCCAACGGATTGCTCGCGCGTGTCGGCAGTTATTATCATGATATTGGGAAAACTATACATCCGGGATTCTTCATTGAAAATCAACATAATGATCGTAATCTACATGATGCACTGACACCCGAGAAAAGTCGTGATATGATTATAGCCCACGCGGAAGATGGCGCGAAAATTTTGGAGAAGCATCGTATGCCAAAAGAGCTTATAGCTATTGCAAGACAGCATCATGGAACGAGTAGCGTCCGGTTCTTTTATCAGAAAGCGAAAGAAATCAATCCCGATGTGAATGAAGACGATTTTCGCTATCCCGGCCCGAAACCGCAAACGAAAGAAAATGCGGTCATTATGATTGCAGACAGTGTGGAAGCGGCGGTGCGTTCTATGAAAGAACCGACTCCTGAAAAAATTGCTACGCTCGTCAACGCGATTGTACGAGGGAAATTAGAGGATGATCAATTTGACGAATGTGATTTGTCGTTAAAAGAAATTAAATTAGTGAAACAAGCAATTAATGAAACGTTAAACGGGATATTTCATAATCGTATTGAATACCCCGATAAGTAAAGGAGCAGAGCGACTATGATAGATTTTTATTTCGAAGATGAAACAGAAATCGTGGAACCAAGTTCGGAAACATTGATCAAGGATTTGTTGACTCACGCGTCCATAATGGAGAAAATGGAAGGTCTGTATGAGTTGTCTATTACGTTTATGGACGATGAATCCATTCAAGCTGTGAATGCTGAATACAGAGGCAAAGACCGTCCAACTGACGTTATTTCATTTGCGCTAGAAGAGTTGTCTGAAGGAGAAGTGGCGATTGTTCATGAAAGCGATATGCCTGTTGTGCTAGGGGACATCTTGATTTCCATCGATACTGCAAAACGTCAGGCAATTGAGTACAATCATTCGTTCGAGCGGGAACTCGGGTTTCTTGCTTTACATGGATTCTTGCATCTACTCGGATATGATCATCTCGATGAAGAACAAGAACGTGAGATGTTCGGCAGACAGACAGAGATTTTAACTGCATTCGGTTTGGATCGGCAGTGAGTCTATGCAGAATTTCTTGAAGTCTTTCATCTTTGCGTGGGAAGGCATTAAAGACGGCTTTAGGCAAGGCCGGAATATGAAATCGCACGGTTTATCAGCTATGATCGTGTTGATTGCAGGCTGGTTCACCGGCCTTTCACAAATAGAATGGATGATTATTTTTATCGTCATTGCAGGTGTAATGGCGCTTGAATTAATGAATACTGCAGTGGAATACGTTGTGGATCTTGTCACAACCGAATTCCATCCGCTAGCTAAAAAAGCAAAAGATATTGCAGCTGGTTCCGTTTTCGTGTTTGCCATAGCCAGTGCAATCATCGGCTGTATAATTTTCTTTCCAAAATGGTTTGGATAATAAGATCGAATGAAGAGGTGGTAATTAGATGCAAGTAGAACAATTAATGAATGAAGCAAAGCTAGCGATGAAAACGGCCTATGTACCTTATTCAAAATTTCCAGTAGGTGCTGCATTAGAGGCAAGCGATGGTACTATTTATCATGGATGCAATATTGAAA encodes the following:
- the ybeY gene encoding rRNA maturation RNase YbeY, with product MIDFYFEDETEIVEPSSETLIKDLLTHASIMEKMEGLYELSITFMDDESIQAVNAEYRGKDRPTDVISFALEELSEGEVAIVHESDMPVVLGDILISIDTAKRQAIEYNHSFERELGFLALHGFLHLLGYDHLDEEQEREMFGRQTEILTAFGLDRQ
- a CDS encoding diacylglycerol kinase family protein — translated: MQNFLKSFIFAWEGIKDGFRQGRNMKSHGLSAMIVLIAGWFTGLSQIEWMIIFIVIAGVMALELMNTAVEYVVDLVTTEFHPLAKKAKDIAAGSVFVFAIASAIIGCIIFFPKWFG
- a CDS encoding HD family phosphohydrolase, which gives rise to MIALKELLSHLRKVKFTFLLLLVVSLSSILLFFLMYGSTQNETYEISAFEISPKTIRSPKTIEDIEKTELERVRAEQAVPNSYRFSEDVMKNRQAILGSIFTAVSDVKVEASEDPDMTSGSKMKLLQKKLEGLEKEQTFLPVTSDQLKQLLSAEQDDLNNLHELLTLVVGKELSKPFKAEQVPMHRYEVERRIRETTTLPRDLLDVALSLGRMAVVETEVIDEELTVKNQADARASVEAIRILQGQVIVREGQLIDRDVYHQLKLSGVLNNQSSLKPMFGTVLFILFVSGLIAIHFGKSKRDEAFKKKALVIFCIILLLAVVLMKIVSYIDYEFDVLIAFLFPTALVPMLIKLLINERSAVLATIITSATAGIMLQEGLAAIMQMEVALYILFGGIVSIYLLSEHGRRSTILQTSVGVAGSNSMFIIFYLLMTQTSYTTPELIFYAVAAITSGLLSGALTMGLLPFFESSFHLLSNMRLVELSNPNHPLLKKILVETPGTYHHSIMVANIADAACEAIGANGLLARVGSYYHDIGKTIHPGFFIENQHNDRNLHDALTPEKSRDMIIAHAEDGAKILEKHRMPKELIAIARQHHGTSSVRFFYQKAKEINPDVNEDDFRYPGPKPQTKENAVIMIADSVEAAVRSMKEPTPEKIATLVNAIVRGKLEDDQFDECDLSLKEIKLVKQAINETLNGIFHNRIEYPDK